One stretch of Sulfolobales archaeon DNA includes these proteins:
- a CDS encoding DUF2283 domain-containing protein codes for MPNEMRVRYERFSDALYIKIKEGEVADSEEIAPGIIVDYDINGDIIGVEILWFSKRRIDLNKLVTEGLEAVVAEI; via the coding sequence TTGCCTAATGAGATGAGGGTGAGGTATGAGCGCTTTAGTGATGCTCTCTATATAAAGATTAAGGAGGGTGAGGTAGCAGATTCTGAGGAGATAGCTCCGGGGATCATAGTTGACTACGACATAAATGGAGATATTATTGGGGTGGAGATACTCTGGTTCTCGAAAAGGAGGATAGATCTCAATAAACTAGTGACTGAAGGTCTCGAAGCTGTGGTGGCGGAAATCTGA
- a CDS encoding GNAT family N-acetyltransferase — MQILTLWDIFHSYRDLMASLIDLYKKDPLPPHCYLAYDLVHEFRNIDIILGTSNGEIESYILIWKAPRLYGIHMWKPTGDLISRLEIRPDRVAYIHLYENDEEHIRLVMLRLEEIGYNKIERRKFYNMICTEETFSPSDKEGLAIRLRSNHLEFFLELKRSRGQTLSLEEAREILKKRRYYGVIADGKLVSTASRYLALEEIHMIGDVYTRPEYRGRGYAKAVTSAITREAIVSGAMASLHVETNNEPAIRVYRSLGYNIAKTHDWILAIP, encoded by the coding sequence ATGCAAATACTCACTCTATGGGATATTTTTCACAGCTATAGAGATCTTATGGCTTCGCTTATAGATCTATATAAAAAAGATCCTCTTCCTCCTCACTGCTACCTAGCCTATGACCTGGTTCATGAGTTCAGAAATATAGACATTATTCTGGGGACTTCAAACGGCGAAATAGAGTCTTACATACTTATTTGGAAAGCTCCAAGGCTATATGGCATACATATGTGGAAACCTACTGGGGATTTGATTTCAAGGCTGGAGATCAGGCCGGATAGAGTTGCATATATACATCTATATGAGAATGATGAAGAGCACATACGGCTGGTCATGCTTAGGCTAGAGGAGATCGGGTATAATAAGATAGAGAGAAGAAAATTCTATAATATGATCTGTACTGAAGAAACATTCTCTCCAAGCGATAAAGAAGGATTAGCGATAAGGCTTAGATCTAATCACCTAGAATTCTTCCTAGAACTCAAAAGATCTAGAGGACAAACTCTGAGCCTAGAAGAGGCGAGGGAGATCCTCAAAAAGAGGAGGTATTATGGAGTTATAGCCGATGGAAAGCTAGTTTCCACAGCTTCTAGGTACCTAGCGCTAGAGGAAATACACATGATAGGCGACGTATATACAAGGCCAGAATATAGGGGTAGAGGCTATGCCAAAGCAGTGACATCGGCAATAACTAGGGAAGCCATTGTATCTGGAGCTATGGCATCCCTACATGTTGAAACCAATAACGAGCCAGCAATAAGAGTCTATAGAAGCTTAGGATATAATATTGCGAAAACCCATGACTGGATCTTGGCAATTCCTTAG
- a CDS encoding PQQ-dependent sugar dehydrogenase → MRRRDFIRVFLIAIAGFGSAYLAYRLAISLPGSPRSSGQGSTSTLRSSKLGDLIEVEVVATDLEVPWSIAPVGYGEYFISERPGRILYLSRGGKRLVASFDVASVGEAGLLGLAVHPEYPSKPYLYAYLSYWSSGSIFNRIIRGRVEMDSGKPRLSSLVTILDKIPGGYIHNGGRLRFGPDQKLYATTGDASRPELAQDLGSLAGKILRLEDNGEIPRDNPFYPSPIYSYGHRNPQGIDWSPLQGFMIASEHGPVGHDEINLIKPGSNYGWPEEVGRGGRYNQPIIESGSTTWAPSGISFLRGNMFREFQGDLLVACLRGEKILRISLHNEGEAELSEELLVNSFGRLRDVVVDFDGSLLVSTSNRDGRGFVREGDDKILRIIRKPHG, encoded by the coding sequence ATGCGTAGAAGGGACTTTATAAGGGTTTTCCTCATAGCTATAGCTGGTTTTGGTTCTGCCTATCTAGCTTATAGACTAGCGATTAGTCTCCCTGGCTCTCCTCGAAGTAGTGGGCAGGGATCCACGTCTACGTTGAGATCCTCGAAGCTCGGGGATCTTATAGAGGTTGAAGTAGTAGCCACAGATCTAGAGGTTCCATGGTCGATAGCGCCTGTGGGTTATGGTGAGTATTTCATTAGCGAGAGGCCAGGGAGGATCCTCTATTTATCACGAGGAGGTAAGAGGCTTGTAGCAAGCTTCGATGTGGCTTCGGTTGGTGAGGCTGGCTTGCTCGGGCTAGCTGTTCATCCTGAGTATCCTTCTAAGCCCTATCTATATGCTTATCTAAGCTACTGGAGCTCTGGCTCTATCTTTAATAGAATTATAAGGGGCAGGGTTGAGATGGATTCGGGGAAACCGAGGCTTAGCTCGCTAGTCACTATTCTCGATAAGATCCCTGGAGGCTATATACATAATGGTGGTAGACTGAGATTCGGTCCGGATCAGAAGCTATATGCAACAACCGGGGATGCTTCGAGACCCGAGCTAGCCCAGGATCTAGGTAGCCTTGCTGGGAAGATCCTCAGGCTCGAGGATAATGGGGAGATACCCAGGGATAATCCATTCTACCCATCACCGATCTATAGCTATGGCCATAGAAATCCACAGGGAATCGACTGGAGTCCCCTCCAAGGCTTCATGATAGCCTCTGAGCATGGGCCTGTAGGTCATGATGAGATAAACCTGATCAAACCAGGATCTAACTATGGATGGCCGGAAGAAGTTGGTCGAGGAGGTAGATACAATCAACCTATCATCGAGAGTGGATCGACTACCTGGGCCCCCTCCGGGATCTCGTTCTTAAGAGGCAACATGTTTAGAGAGTTCCAAGGAGATCTCTTGGTCGCTTGCTTAAGAGGGGAGAAAATCCTCAGGATATCCCTTCACAACGAGGGCGAAGCTGAATTGTCTGAGGAGCTTCTCGTGAATAGCTTTGGCAGGCTCCGAGATGTTGTGGTAGATTTTGATGGTTCTCTGCTCGTTTCAACTAGCAATAGAGATGGAAGGGGCTTTGTTAGAGAGGGTGACGATAAGATCCTGAGGATCATAAGGAAGCCTCATGGCTAG